A region of Cucumis melo cultivar AY chromosome 2, USDA_Cmelo_AY_1.0, whole genome shotgun sequence DNA encodes the following proteins:
- the LOC103494127 gene encoding CRM-domain containing factor CFM3, chloroplastic/mitochondrial, with protein MAFATAKLSELPFKTSFPLSSHSRTLLSNHPNFSLQILNTFSSLRTHTEHSGKRIPKTSHNSASPSSSSSSSSSSSSTWVSKWPPGSSRNDRKVEKKVVQPSRYDRTDRAENQTEYLDKDKGQTAIERIVLRLRNLGIGSDDEDEDEEDGDDNGLYSREARLVTGEETLGDLLQREWIRPDASLYSNEDGEDGMVLPWEREEERGEEEECGRGSKRRKMKAPTLAELTIEDEELRRLRRMGMFIRERINVPKAGITQAVLEKIHGKWRKEELVRLKFHEELAHDMKTAHEIVERRTGGLVLWRSGSVMVVYRGSNYEGPSKTKPVTREGDGVFIPDVSSAATSTSDNVAASAPEKTTMPIGPPKSNDGLSEEEAEYNQLLDGLGPRFVEWWGTGVLPVDADQLPPIVPGYKTPFRLLPTGMRSRLTNAEMTQMRKLAKSLPCHFALGRNRNHQGLAVAILKLWEKSLVVKIAVKRGIQNTNNKLMAEEIGNLTGGVLLLRNKYFIVIYRGKDFLPPSVAVALAERQELTKKIQDVEEKARSKAVEATSSSIDGQAPAGTLAEFYEAQSRWGREITAEDREKMVEESSRAKTARLVRRIEHKLGVAQAKKLRAEKLLSKIEASMVLSSPDDDQETITDEERVMFRRVGLRMTAYLPMGIRGVFDGVVENMHLHWKHRELVKLISKQKTLAFVEETARLLEYESGGILVSIDRVPKGYALVYYRGKNYRRPITLRPRNLLTKAKALKRSVAMQRHEALSQHISELEKNIEQMKKEIGVTEDSDDENKLTSQDRLVSESFHDKEAYLSAFSDVDNDEDSNDEDSEYEEDEDDDFDFSDSESTDDLLN; from the exons ATGGCCTTTGCAACTGCCAAACTATCTGAACTTCCATTCAAGACCTCATTTCCACTCTCCTCCCACTCCCGTACACTTCTCTCAAATCATCCCAATTTCTCTTTGCAGATTCTTAACACTTTCTCTTCTCTCCGTACCCACACTGAGCATAGCGGCAAAAGAATCCCTAAAACCTCCCACAATTCTGCatccccttcttcttcttcttcttcttcttcttcttcttcttctacttggGTCTCCAAATGGCCTCCTGGGAGCTCGCGGAATGATCGTAAAGTCGAGAAGAAGGTGGTCCAACCGTCCCGATATGATCGGACTGATCGAGCGGAGAATCAGACCGAGTACTTAGATAAGGATAAGGGGCAGACTGCAATTGAGCGAATCGTGCTTCGCTTACGGAATTTAGGGATAGGTTCAGATGATGAGGACGAGGACGAGGAGGATGGAGATGATAACGGATTGTATTCTCGCGAGGCAAGGCTGGTGACTGGGGAGGAAACACTTGGGGATTTACTTCAACGTGAATGGATTCGACCCGATGCCTCATTGTATTCGAATGAGGATGGGGAGGATGGAATGGTTTTACCTTGGGAAAGAGAGGAGGAAAGGGGTGAAGAGGAGGAGTGTGGAAGGGGGTCGAAGAGGAGAAAGATGAAGGCTCCGACATTAGCTGAATTGACTATTGAAGATGAGGAGCTGAGGCGATTGAGGAGAATGGGGATGTTTATTAGAGAGCGGATTAATGTACCGAAAGCGGGGATTACACAGGCAGTGTTGGAGAAGATTCATGGGAAATGGAGGAAGGAGGAATTGGTAAGGCTTAAGTTCCATGAGGAGCTTGCGCATGATATGAAGACAGCACATGAGATTGTAGAG CGACGAACTGGGGGATTGGTTCTATGGAGGTCTGGAAGTGTTATGGTTGTTTACCGCGGTAGTAACTATGAAGGACCTTCTAAAACTAAACCCGTTACAAGGGAGGGAGATGGGGTATTCATCCCAGATGTTTCTTCTGCTGCCACTTCAACAAGTGACAATGTTGCAGCTTCAGCTCCAGAGAAGACTACGATGCCGATTGGGCCTCCAAAGTCTAACGACGGCTTGTCAGAGGAAGAAGctgaatacaaccaactattAGATGGTTTAGGTCCTCGTTTTGTTGAATGGTGGGGCACAGGAGTGCTTCCTGTTGATGCCGATCAGCTTCCTCCAATTGTTCCTGGTTACAAAACTCCTTTCAGGCTTCTTCCAACTGGAATGCGTTCTCGACTTACCAATGCAGAGATGACTCAGATGAGGAAACTTGCAAAATCCTTACCTTGTCATTTTGCCCTTG GGAGAAATAGGAACCATCAGGGTTTGGCTGTTGCTATACTTAAACTTTGGGAAAAAAGCCTAGTAGTTAAAATTGCTGTCAAAAGAGGCATACAGAACACCAATAATAAACTCATGGCCGAGGAGATAGGG AACTTAACAGGAGGTGTGTTACTATTGAggaataaatattttatcgtcATATACCGTGGGAAGGATTTTCTCCCACCAAGTGTAGCTGTAGCTTTGGCAGAAAGGCAGGAATTAACGAAAAAGATTCAAGATGTGGAAGAGAAAGCTCGAAGTAAAGCGGTCGAGGCAACTTCATCAAGCATTGATGGACAGGCACCTGCAGGTACCTTGGCCGAATTCTATGAGGCTCAGTCCAGGTGGGGAAGGGAAATAACTGCTGAAGACCGTGAAAAAATGGTTGAAGAAAGCTCCAGAGCAAAAACTGCAAGACTTGTCAGACGAATTGAACACAAGCTAGGTGTT GCCCAAGCGAAGAAACTTAGAGCAGAAAAATTGCTATCTAAAATCGAAGCATCCATGGTTCTTTCTAGCCCCGATGATGACCAGGAAACAATAACAGATGAGGAACGAGTCATGTTTCGGAGGGTTGGGTTACGAATGACCGCATATTTACCTATGG GCATTCGTGGTGTCTTTGATGGTGTTGTTGAAAACATGCATTTACACTGGAAGCATAGAGAGCTTGTGAAGTTAATTAGCAAGCAAAAAACACTTGCTTTTGTGGAAGAAACTGCAAGATTGTTAGAGTATGAGAGTGGTGGAATACTTGTTTCGATAGATAGAGTTCCAAAAGGATATGCCCTTGTTTACTATCGTGGAAAGAATTATCGTCGACCCATTACCTTGAGACCAAGAAACTTACTTACAAAGGCAAAAGCATTAAAGCGCTCAGTTGCCATGCAGCGTCACGAG GCTCTCAGTCAGCACATATCTGAACTCGAGAAAAACATAGAgcaaatgaagaaagaaatt GGTGTCACTGAAGATTCAGATGATGAAAATAAATTGACGTCTCAGGATCGGCTTGTCTCAGAATCTTTCCAC GACAAGGAAGCATATTTGTCCGCGTTTTCAGATGTTGACAATGATGAAGATAGCAATGATGAAGACAGTGAATATGAAGAGGATGAAGATGACGATTTTGATTTTTCCGACTCAGAAAGCACTGATGATCTACTGAACTAG
- the LOC103494126 gene encoding NAC domain-containing protein 92, with product MEENLPPGFRFHPTDEELISYYLTQKLSDSSFTSKAIGVVDLNKNEPWDLPAKATMGEKEWYFFSLRDRKYPTGLRTNRATEAGYWKTTGKDKEIFGVGHALVGMKKTLVFYKGRAPRGEKSNWVMHEYRQQSSHFFKPSKEEWVVCRVFQKQNTPKKPQQSSSSQPSLSSPCDTNSIVNEFGDHIELSNFTNSNITSSQTYENNNMINNNNNMMNMNMNLNLNNWVSPTNETLIPSLSWPLNSNLLTSSNNLSMNSLLLKALQLRTFQQQRDNVLASSSSNTFNNNIHDHHHHQAANIVHSQFGTTNDHLSCFQPSSSSKVFEPSSQQQQQQEEQPLNLDSLW from the exons ATGGAGGAAAATCTACCTCCTGGATTCAGATTTCACCCAACTGATGAAGAACTCATTTCTTATTATCTCACTCAAAAGCTTTCTGATTCTTCTTTCACTTCTAAAGCAATTGGAGTTGTGGATCTCAACAAGAATGAACCTTGGGATCTTCCAG CTAAAGCTACGATGGGAGAGAAAGAATGGTACTTTTTCAGCTTACGAGATCGAAAATACCCAACCGGGCTCCGAACCAATCGAGCGACGGAGGCGGGTTATTGGAAGACCACAGGGAAAGACAAGGAAATCTTTGGTGTTGGTCATGCTTTGGTTGGAATGAAAAAAACTCTTGTGTTTTACAAGGGAAGAGCTCCTCGGGGTGAGAAAAGTAATTGGGTTATGCACGAATACCGCCAACAAAGTAGCCATTTTTTCAAACCCTCCAAG GAAGAATGGGTAGTTTGCAGGGTATTTCAGAAACAAAATACACCAAAGAAACCACAACAATCATCATCATCTCAACCATCTCTTTCATCTCCTTGTGATACAAATTCAATTGTCAATGAATTTGGAGATCATATTGAATTATCAAACTTCACCAATAGTAATATTACTTCATCTCAAACATATGAAAACAACAACatgatcaataataataataacatgatgaatatgaatatgaatttgaatttgaataatTGGGTTTCACCAACAAATGAAACCCTAATTCCTTCTCTTTCATGGCCACTTAATTCCAATCTTCTAACTTCTTCAAATAATCTTTCTATGAATTCTCTTCTTCTCAAAGCATTGCAACTTAGAACCTTTCAACAACAAAGGGATAATGTTttggcttcttcttcttctaatacttttaataataatattcatgaccatcatcatcatcaagctGCCAATATTGTTCATTCTCAATTTGGGACAACAAATGACCATTTGAGCTGCTTCCAACCTTCTTCGTCTTCTAAAGTTTTTGAACCTTCATcacaacagcaacaacaacaagagGAGCAACCATTGAACTTGGACTCCCTATGGTGA